In Planococcus shixiaomingii, the DNA window GCACTTCGGCGTCGTTTCCGGTGGCTTGTCCATTAACCAGAATCTTCGTCTGGTCCTTGATGAAGTTGAATTGATCGTTCCGGATGAACGCATCGGGGCGGTCCCCAGCGTTTCCTGTTCTATCGGCTGTCTCTTTTACATGTATCATTTGCTCACTCCTTAGTTTTTGGATAGATGACTATAAGGAAGAAAGCCGTGTTCTAACAGCGGAGTTATTGGGCGATTAGGTATTGCTTGCCCCATACAAAGTATCGCCGTTTGGAATACCAGGCTTTGCATGAGTTTTTAGTGACGCTGACAATTGAATTTTGATTGTCATCTGATATCACATCCCTTCAAAAAACAGGGTAATTCCCTTGTGGTTTATCATACTCGAATTTTCTTTCAATTTCCATTTGAAAATCTCCACGTAGGCCTTATTCCGGTTGCTGCTGATTTCTCACCAGTTTAGAGATGTTGGGTTGACAAATAAAATCCTTTAACGCTAAAACCGATTTTTATGTAAGATCCACTTTCTCAAAATGTTCCACCACCGGAAAGGGCTCGTAAAAATGATGCAACAACTGTTTCCAATCCTGGTATTCAACGGATTGCCTGAATCCTATGGTATGGTCTTCTAGGCTTTCCCACTCCACCAGCAGCAAAT includes these proteins:
- a CDS encoding antibiotic biosynthesis monooxygenase family protein; this translates as MVLEAAVLYVKPGLEKAYESAFQQASAIISSMKGYRSHELQRCLEVKGKYLLLVEWESLEDHTIGFRQSVEYQDWKQLLHHFYEPFPVVEHFEKVDLT